A window of the Bacteriovorax sp. PP10 genome harbors these coding sequences:
- a CDS encoding lipopolysaccharide biosynthesis protein — protein sequence MFSLAKRLTQNHWPIFLLSNISSVVNMLLPIVLVRLYAPIEMGLYKTFFLYLSLIPFIVMAGGPLNSVYYWMGKTHERDDYIKATWLLTFILSSLILIPGAFIIMLFKEHLALSTPILFILLISGFLVCPSGHYNEVCIARGKTFLGAGLSVCFEVVKTIGFIFIAWKYRDINYLFYYFFCIMCLSFILMTYLGWRSNAVSLKWDQGKIREILKYSMPVSLSSCLLFITEKADLLIISAVVSADLFAFYSLGCLIIPPLYLLENSVQKNLIPKLSIAMSKLEFDQMAFAYRKAISDIAYLVIPAVAGLIVFATPIINLLYTTQYEKSAIFLQIFALGYLLLLIPHDSILRATAKTDAVLKIYSYITPVSFLIIFLSVKFLDLRWALIIGIITKLIPKIYCLNISAGIIHKKAAELIPAKKLLHYAEMCIFLSAICYAAKKFFSNELQWFLVCAPLFAICYLTFFISRSDSKH from the coding sequence ATGTTTTCATTAGCAAAAAGACTGACCCAAAACCACTGGCCTATATTTTTATTGAGCAATATCAGTTCAGTAGTCAATATGCTACTGCCAATAGTACTTGTAAGACTCTATGCACCTATTGAAATGGGGCTCTATAAAACCTTCTTTCTTTACCTTTCCTTAATACCGTTTATTGTCATGGCCGGAGGTCCGCTCAACTCAGTTTACTACTGGATGGGAAAAACTCATGAGCGCGACGATTACATAAAGGCCACATGGCTTTTAACTTTTATTTTATCTTCTTTGATACTTATTCCGGGAGCATTCATCATCATGCTCTTTAAAGAGCATCTGGCGCTTTCTACGCCGATCTTATTTATCTTGTTGATCTCAGGATTTCTCGTCTGCCCTTCTGGCCACTACAACGAAGTTTGTATCGCCCGTGGAAAAACTTTTCTAGGTGCAGGATTGTCTGTTTGTTTTGAAGTGGTGAAAACCATCGGGTTTATTTTTATCGCCTGGAAGTATCGTGACATCAATTATCTTTTTTATTATTTCTTTTGCATTATGTGTTTGAGCTTTATCCTGATGACTTATCTTGGATGGAGATCCAATGCCGTTTCATTAAAATGGGATCAAGGTAAAATCAGAGAAATTTTAAAATACTCTATGCCTGTTTCACTTTCTTCTTGTTTGCTTTTTATTACCGAAAAGGCCGATTTACTGATTATCTCAGCAGTTGTTTCTGCTGACCTATTCGCCTTTTACTCGCTAGGATGTTTAATTATTCCTCCCCTTTATTTATTAGAAAACTCGGTTCAAAAAAACCTGATCCCTAAATTATCTATTGCTATGTCAAAGCTTGAATTTGATCAGATGGCCTTTGCTTATCGTAAGGCAATTAGCGACATCGCTTACCTGGTGATCCCGGCCGTTGCAGGACTTATCGTTTTTGCTACACCTATCATTAACCTGCTTTATACAACTCAATATGAAAAATCGGCCATCTTCCTGCAAATTTTTGCCTTAGGGTATCTACTTCTTTTAATTCCTCACGACTCTATTTTACGAGCGACTGCGAAGACTGACGCTGTTTTAAAAATCTATTCTTACATTACGCCAGTTTCTTTTTTAATCATTTTTCTCTCTGTAAAATTTTTAGATTTAAGATGGGCATTAATTATAGGAATTATCACCAAACTTATTCCGAAAATTTACTGTTTAAATATCTCTGCTGGTATCATTCATAAAAAGGCCGCGGAATTAATACCTGCGAAAAAACTGCTTCATTATGCTGAGATGTGTATTTTTCTCTCGGCCATTTGTTATGCTGCAAAAAAGTTCTTCTCAAATGAACTGCAATGGTTTTTGGTTTGCGCTCCTCTTTTTGCTATCTGCTATCTTACTTTCTTCATTTCTCGATCAGACTCAAAACATTGA
- a CDS encoding 3D domain-containing protein, producing MFKTTFLVCALSLYSLASFAADPLDLDRFELPAPAQSDLGQTYKLWATYYYLPELNEDSGTFPLRDMKGQELGPRLTLRHWCDTAMEGSVKINFKNGDIKTFNYHGVTSDNYVDCKSVFPKHTGIGKTKFREANGVYGDGLDDYILSPYRTLATDTTYIKPGTALYIPKARGAKITLPSGRVITHDGYFFAGDKGGAIKGAHVDVYIGVSKSATFFPWIGSSESKTFEAYVVKDAKVIQDLLDLHTVR from the coding sequence ATGTTTAAGACGACTTTTTTGGTTTGTGCACTATCACTATACTCATTAGCATCCTTTGCAGCTGATCCCTTAGACCTTGATAGGTTTGAGCTTCCGGCACCTGCTCAAAGTGATTTAGGACAAACATACAAACTGTGGGCAACCTATTATTACCTTCCAGAATTAAATGAAGATTCAGGCACTTTCCCTCTAAGAGATATGAAAGGGCAGGAGCTTGGGCCACGACTTACTCTAAGACATTGGTGTGATACCGCAATGGAAGGGTCGGTTAAAATAAATTTCAAGAACGGCGATATAAAAACTTTCAACTATCACGGAGTCACGTCCGACAACTATGTAGACTGTAAGTCTGTTTTTCCTAAACACACAGGGATTGGAAAGACGAAATTTCGTGAAGCAAACGGAGTGTATGGAGATGGGTTAGATGACTACATCCTTTCTCCTTATAGAACACTTGCGACGGATACAACTTACATCAAACCAGGAACTGCTCTTTATATTCCTAAAGCACGTGGAGCTAAGATCACACTTCCTAGTGGGCGAGTGATTACTCACGATGGTTATTTCTTCGCTGGTGATAAAGGTGGAGCTATTAAAGGCGCGCACGTTGATGTTTACATCGGCGTATCGAAGTCAGCAACATTCTTCCCGTGGATTGGAAGTAGTGAATCTAAAACGTTTGAAGCGTACGTCGTAAAAGACGCAAAAGTTATTCAGGATCTATTGGATCTGCATACTGTAAGGTAG
- the lpdA gene encoding dihydrolipoyl dehydrogenase produces MKEFDVVVIGSGPGGYVCAIRCAQLGMKVAIVEKYKTLGGTCLNVGCIPSKAWLDSSEKYHELMHSFKDHGIAASGVKLDFGVMRDRVKKVVTDVTGGINFLMKKNKIEVFYGMGSFKDANTVIVKGDKETVEIKGSKIVIATGSKPSTLPGVTIDKDRVITSTEALVLKELPKKLIVIGGGVIGLELSSVYRRLGSEVTVVEYADSIIATMDAGLGKELHKVLKRDGIEFLLGHGVTEVKATGKKVTVKAKNKADNSEVTLEGDYCLVAVGRRPYTEGLGLDKAGVKMDDRGRVDTNSHLQTNVPHIYAIGDVIKGAMLAHKAEEEGVLVAEYMAGQKPHIDYNLIPGVVYTWPEVAAVGKTEEQLKAEGREYKTGSFKTTASGRARASNESDGFVKVLADKKTDEILGVHMIGPRCADMIAEAVLAMEFRASAEDVGRTSHAHPTYSESMKEACLAATDKRSLNS; encoded by the coding sequence ATGAAAGAGTTTGATGTTGTAGTTATTGGTTCAGGTCCGGGCGGTTATGTTTGTGCTATCAGATGCGCTCAGCTTGGAATGAAAGTTGCCATAGTTGAAAAATATAAAACTCTTGGTGGAACATGTTTAAACGTTGGGTGTATCCCTTCAAAAGCATGGTTAGATTCATCTGAAAAATATCATGAACTAATGCACTCATTTAAAGATCATGGAATTGCAGCGAGCGGTGTAAAGCTGGACTTCGGTGTGATGAGAGACAGAGTTAAAAAAGTTGTAACTGATGTTACAGGTGGAATTAACTTTCTAATGAAGAAAAATAAAATTGAAGTATTTTACGGTATGGGATCTTTTAAAGATGCCAACACTGTTATCGTTAAAGGTGACAAGGAAACTGTAGAAATTAAAGGATCAAAAATCGTAATCGCTACAGGATCAAAACCTTCAACACTTCCCGGTGTAACGATTGATAAAGATAGAGTGATCACTTCAACTGAAGCACTTGTCCTAAAAGAACTTCCAAAAAAACTTATCGTTATTGGTGGTGGAGTTATCGGTCTGGAGCTTTCTTCTGTTTATAGAAGATTGGGTTCAGAAGTTACAGTTGTTGAGTACGCTGATTCAATCATCGCGACAATGGATGCTGGTCTTGGAAAAGAACTTCATAAAGTCTTAAAGCGTGATGGAATTGAATTCCTTTTAGGTCACGGTGTAACTGAAGTTAAAGCGACCGGTAAAAAAGTAACTGTTAAAGCAAAAAATAAAGCTGACAATTCGGAAGTGACGTTAGAAGGGGATTACTGCCTTGTTGCAGTAGGAAGACGCCCATACACTGAAGGTCTTGGACTGGATAAAGCTGGGGTAAAAATGGACGACAGAGGAAGAGTTGACACAAACTCTCACCTGCAAACAAACGTTCCTCACATCTATGCTATCGGTGACGTTATTAAAGGTGCAATGCTTGCTCACAAAGCTGAAGAAGAAGGTGTGTTGGTTGCTGAGTATATGGCAGGACAAAAACCACATATCGATTATAACTTAATCCCAGGTGTTGTTTATACTTGGCCGGAAGTAGCTGCTGTTGGAAAAACAGAAGAGCAACTAAAAGCTGAAGGGCGTGAGTACAAAACAGGAAGTTTCAAAACAACGGCAAGTGGACGTGCTCGTGCGTCTAACGAGTCTGATGGATTTGTTAAAGTTCTTGCTGATAAAAAGACAGATGAAATTTTAGGCGTTCATATGATTGGCCCACGTTGTGCAGACATGATTGCTGAAGCGGTTCTAGCAATGGAATTTAGAGCTTCTGCTGAAGACGTTGGTCGTACGTCACATGCTCACCCGACTTACTCTGAGTCGATGAAAGAAGCGTGCCTTGCTGCGACTGATAAGCGTTCATTGAATTCTTAA
- the tpx gene encoding thiol peroxidase, with amino-acid sequence MTKITLQGNPVNTRGTLPDLGDLAHDFTMVKTDLSEVKLSSFSEKYKLLNIFPSIDTGTCATSVRTFNKNAAELGNVAVINLSLDLPFAQKRFCGAEGIDKVTVASLFRSDFLKFFPVDFVDGPLKGLTSRVIIIINEKNEILYTEQVSEITHEPNYEEALIAINSSKR; translated from the coding sequence ATGACAAAAATCACACTACAAGGTAATCCAGTTAACACACGAGGGACTCTTCCTGATTTAGGGGATCTTGCTCACGATTTTACAATGGTAAAAACTGACCTGAGCGAAGTAAAACTTTCTTCTTTCAGCGAAAAATACAAACTGCTTAATATCTTCCCAAGTATCGACACTGGGACATGTGCAACAAGTGTACGCACATTCAATAAAAATGCAGCTGAACTTGGCAACGTTGCCGTGATCAATCTTTCACTTGATCTTCCATTTGCTCAAAAAAGATTTTGTGGAGCTGAAGGAATTGATAAAGTGACTGTGGCTTCACTTTTTAGATCTGATTTCTTAAAATTCTTTCCGGTAGATTTCGTTGATGGACCTCTAAAAGGTTTAACTTCAAGAGTAATCATTATCATCAATGAAAAAAATGAAATCTTATATACTGAGCAGGTTTCAGAAATCACTCATGAGCCAAACTATGAAGAGGCCCTAATCGCTATTAATTCTTCAAAAAGATAA
- a CDS encoding response regulator gives MINKKILLVEDDQDIRETLIELLEGEGYEVIFAENGQVGLDKLSQIKMLPNLILLDLMMPIKDGFQFCAEKDANPKIAHLPVVVMSADGHIRENQQRVNARAYLKKPLDIYEIIDIVEKYCV, from the coding sequence GTGATTAATAAAAAAATCCTGTTAGTAGAAGACGATCAAGACATTCGCGAAACTTTAATTGAATTACTAGAAGGCGAAGGCTACGAAGTAATCTTTGCAGAAAACGGCCAGGTCGGCCTTGATAAACTTTCACAAATCAAAATGCTTCCCAATCTTATTTTGCTCGACCTTATGATGCCTATTAAAGATGGGTTTCAATTCTGTGCAGAAAAAGACGCCAATCCTAAAATTGCTCATCTACCAGTCGTTGTTATGTCAGCTGATGGCCATATTCGTGAAAATCAACAACGCGTAAATGCTCGCGCTTATCTTAAAAAGCCGCTTGATATTTATGAGATCATCGATATTGTTGAAAAATACTGCGTTTAA
- a CDS encoding methyltransferase domain-containing protein: MATPKDSNEKKDFPYLHGFSPVEQERLRSQARFAEHTIYQNVNFSSAKRVLEVGCGVGAQSEILLRRFPNIHLTGIDLSDKQLAAAKGSLSKLSYADNRYDLHQMNAENLTFTTENFDGAFLCFVLEHVPDPRRVLSEVRRVLSPGGTVYVTEVLNSSFFLDPYSPNTLKYWMAFNDYQYDQKGDPFMGAKLGNLLMQIGFRNIETEVKTWFLDNRHPQKRKEMIEFWSELLMSASDQLVQAKYVDQETVDGMKKEMSVVANDPNAVFFFSFIQAKAKNI; this comes from the coding sequence ATGGCCACGCCTAAAGATTCAAATGAAAAAAAAGACTTTCCGTATCTACATGGCTTTTCGCCGGTAGAGCAAGAACGCCTGCGTTCGCAAGCGCGCTTCGCTGAACACACTATTTATCAAAACGTAAATTTTTCTTCTGCTAAACGAGTATTGGAAGTTGGGTGTGGAGTTGGAGCTCAGTCAGAGATCCTGCTTCGTCGTTTTCCCAATATTCATTTAACAGGAATTGACCTGAGCGATAAGCAGCTTGCTGCCGCGAAAGGATCACTTTCAAAATTATCATACGCTGATAACCGTTACGATCTTCATCAGATGAATGCTGAGAATCTAACGTTTACCACTGAAAATTTTGATGGGGCCTTTTTATGTTTCGTTCTGGAGCACGTTCCAGATCCACGTAGAGTTTTATCTGAGGTAAGGCGAGTGCTTTCTCCAGGTGGAACGGTTTACGTGACAGAAGTTTTAAATTCGTCTTTCTTTTTGGATCCATACTCTCCCAATACATTAAAATACTGGATGGCCTTCAATGACTATCAGTACGACCAGAAAGGTGACCCATTTATGGGAGCTAAGCTGGGGAACCTTTTAATGCAAATTGGTTTTAGAAATATTGAAACAGAAGTAAAGACATGGTTCCTGGATAATCGTCATCCGCAAAAAAGAAAAGAGATGATTGAGTTTTGGAGCGAGCTACTTATGAGTGCCAGTGATCAGTTAGTACAGGCAAAATATGTAGATCAGGAAACAGTTGATGGAATGAAAAAGGAAATGAGTGTCGTGGCCAATGACCCGAACGCCGTGTTCTTTTTCTCGTTTATACAAGCAAAAGCAAAAAATATCTAA
- a CDS encoding dienelactone hydrolase family protein: protein MIKVLILSLLFTVTAQAKVKTEKVEYKSGDLTFEGFLAYDTLSQGKKPGIMVVHNWMGITAETESKVMEMAKLGYVVMAGDIYGKGIRPKDAAEAGALAGKYKADLKTLRERANLAIDELKKQKKVDTSKIFVVGYCFGGTTAIEVARSGTDLRGVITFHGGLTPSNDDKNIKGPLLVLHGAVDPFVPKADFDGFVKGMNDAKIDYQLVSYANAVHSFTEKGAGNDNSKGAAYNELADKRSWIAMKDFLAERSK, encoded by the coding sequence ATGATTAAAGTATTAATTCTCTCACTATTATTTACGGTAACGGCACAAGCGAAAGTGAAGACAGAAAAAGTAGAGTACAAATCAGGTGACTTAACTTTTGAAGGATTCTTGGCTTACGATACTTTGTCTCAAGGAAAAAAACCTGGAATTATGGTTGTTCATAATTGGATGGGGATCACGGCAGAAACAGAATCAAAAGTCATGGAAATGGCAAAACTTGGTTACGTTGTAATGGCCGGAGATATTTACGGTAAAGGTATTCGTCCAAAAGACGCTGCTGAAGCTGGAGCTCTTGCTGGAAAATATAAAGCAGATTTAAAAACACTACGCGAGAGAGCAAATCTTGCGATTGATGAATTAAAAAAGCAGAAGAAAGTTGATACCAGCAAAATTTTTGTTGTAGGCTACTGCTTCGGTGGAACAACGGCGATTGAAGTTGCTCGTTCTGGAACTGATCTTCGTGGAGTGATTACTTTCCACGGCGGATTAACTCCATCGAACGATGACAAAAATATCAAAGGGCCGCTTCTAGTTCTTCATGGTGCAGTCGATCCATTCGTTCCCAAAGCAGACTTCGATGGATTCGTTAAAGGAATGAACGACGCAAAGATAGACTACCAGTTAGTTTCTTATGCGAACGCTGTTCACAGCTTCACTGAAAAGGGAGCAGGTAACGATAATTCTAAAGGGGCCGCTTATAATGAACTGGCCGATAAACGTTCATGGATTGCCATGAAAGATTTCCTAGCTGAAAGATCTAAGTAA
- a CDS encoding amino acid adenylation domain-containing protein — protein MIKQESHHIQERLASIWKRLLGLERLTHDQNFFAMGGHSLLAIDLLSEIEEVFAVKLNMKDIAEAPSVQDLSQIILTYKKNVALASENLDFSNGYYPLTTNQKQVWGLNVLYPESITHNISTAIKINRKLDINLLTKTINTIVERHESLRTRFRVHHGVPHQEIIPEYKYHFEFIDIKEEQLKEVLQEEMKHLFNLEEAPLMRIRFYRLSEEEIVFFFLVHHIIWDGLSNTFFFHEFISIYRSLESGEEVSVPEVRLNYKDHAIKEIEYLKSEDFFEQKRSWDNIFTGKLPVLNLPTDYPRTPKINNQSETIYFEISAEMLEKLEVYAQTKYLSLYNIFFAVYYVLLARISGENDFIVGTPVHGRNNRDVRKILGYFINTLPVRTTLDPMKSFKDNLGIFLESLKHAFYNQNVPLDVLLKNSTIENDPSRTPLFQTLFIYLDVTKELDVFKSESLEQIKLERYSVHTEIDFYLYKSRDKVEGVIEFRKDLYTPQTMKKMGEDFIDILDKILQDELQSLHEMGVKAIVTQNEMIEMDMRAYDDFSNERPFYKSFEKMAVLYPDKEAIKTSKGSLSYDELDKKSDLIAVKLLKQGIKIGDLVGVSANRNEKLVIALLGVLKAGATYVPLDPKFPDERLHYMMERSGAKILLSEKGLISRFPQYSNHLLIEDILNAKIYRPFTSVDVGLHSSCYVLFTSGSTGRPKGVEVSHENVLNFLKSMSKKPGLANSDCLLSVTTFSFDISVLELFLPLMTGATVYLANEEQVLDGDELARIIKQEKITCMQATPSSWRLLLATGWKGSSELKILCGGEPMPKDLAHKLLTLSKEVWNMYGPTETTVWSTVKKLSFDDKKILIGSAIDNTCLYILNEKGESCPVGVEGHLFIGGLGVAKGYIQDLEQTHKRFVKNPFRLNELMYDTGDMARFESSGEIECLGRSDDQVKIRGFRIELGEIEEVALRQDFVHECAAKVHGNNIFVYLTLKPETTYNEEVLKKVFREKLPGYMIPQKILMLNHLPKTLNGKIDKKALTEKACLNATSVKEPTSLEHTATMSEIMAIWKTILQVESVDVDENFFNLGGHSISAVEIFGIVNDKFNLNLPLSVIFEAATIRSLSDVIDSTVKKNSYELSQLKCVVAIKPGKKNLEPVFCFHGVGGNVLNYYPLGTHAGERAFYGVQSVGVNGEDQIVETIPSMAKIYIQEIKKVQPKGPYILSGGSMGGMVALEVAAQLKSEGEEIKSLVMFDTVGPNLDFKTYGNVKVGFFTRTKSSLSLRYFKAINFVKTQFYTLRKVSIPHSLRYFSIEDKNFAALRSYTPALYEGNIILIRAPRTAKGWYADPYLGWRKVINGKIETIEIKGDHHNFIEGPEMSEAFKKIIKRL, from the coding sequence TTGATAAAACAAGAATCTCATCACATCCAAGAAAGGCTAGCTTCTATATGGAAAAGATTGCTCGGCCTTGAGAGACTTACTCACGATCAAAACTTCTTTGCCATGGGTGGGCATTCACTTCTGGCCATTGATCTTTTAAGCGAAATTGAAGAGGTCTTTGCTGTTAAGTTGAACATGAAAGACATTGCAGAAGCTCCCAGCGTTCAAGACTTATCGCAAATTATTTTAACCTACAAAAAAAATGTTGCACTGGCCTCTGAGAATCTTGATTTTAGCAACGGGTATTACCCTCTTACTACAAATCAAAAACAGGTGTGGGGACTTAATGTTCTTTACCCTGAATCCATCACACATAATATTTCAACGGCCATTAAGATCAATCGCAAACTTGATATCAATCTTCTTACGAAAACAATTAATACCATCGTAGAAAGACATGAATCACTAAGAACCAGATTCAGGGTTCATCATGGTGTTCCTCATCAGGAGATTATTCCTGAATATAAATATCATTTTGAATTTATCGATATTAAAGAAGAACAATTAAAAGAAGTTTTACAAGAAGAGATGAAGCACCTCTTTAACCTGGAAGAAGCTCCTCTCATGAGAATCCGCTTCTACCGTTTAAGCGAAGAAGAAATTGTTTTCTTCTTTCTAGTTCATCACATTATTTGGGATGGTCTAAGTAATACTTTTTTCTTCCATGAGTTTATTTCAATTTACCGCTCTCTGGAAAGTGGTGAAGAAGTCAGCGTTCCCGAGGTCCGTTTAAACTACAAGGACCATGCAATTAAAGAAATCGAGTATCTTAAGTCAGAAGATTTTTTTGAACAAAAAAGATCATGGGACAATATATTCACAGGGAAACTTCCTGTTTTAAATCTTCCTACTGATTATCCTCGAACGCCTAAAATCAATAATCAGTCTGAGACAATCTATTTTGAAATCAGCGCAGAGATGCTAGAGAAGCTTGAAGTTTATGCCCAAACAAAATATCTTTCACTCTATAATATTTTCTTTGCTGTTTATTATGTCCTGCTTGCTAGAATTAGTGGCGAAAACGATTTTATTGTAGGAACACCTGTTCACGGAAGAAATAATAGAGATGTCAGAAAAATTCTTGGCTATTTTATCAATACTCTCCCTGTAAGAACAACTCTTGATCCTATGAAGTCTTTTAAGGACAACTTGGGAATTTTCTTAGAGTCCCTTAAGCATGCTTTCTATAATCAGAATGTTCCTTTGGATGTATTGCTTAAAAATTCAACCATTGAGAATGACCCTTCCAGGACCCCCTTATTTCAAACGCTATTTATCTATCTTGATGTAACAAAAGAGCTGGATGTATTTAAGAGTGAGTCACTGGAACAAATCAAACTAGAGCGCTATTCGGTTCACACCGAAATCGATTTTTATCTCTACAAGTCCCGCGATAAAGTAGAAGGCGTGATTGAATTTAGAAAAGATCTTTATACTCCGCAAACCATGAAGAAAATGGGAGAGGATTTTATCGATATTCTAGATAAGATTCTTCAGGATGAACTTCAAAGTCTGCATGAGATGGGCGTTAAGGCCATTGTAACTCAAAATGAAATGATCGAAATGGATATGAGGGCGTACGATGATTTTAGCAATGAGCGACCTTTTTATAAATCATTTGAAAAGATGGCCGTCCTATATCCTGATAAAGAAGCGATAAAAACTTCGAAAGGGAGTTTAAGTTATGACGAGCTTGATAAAAAGTCTGACCTTATTGCGGTCAAACTCTTAAAGCAAGGAATCAAAATCGGTGATTTGGTCGGTGTAAGTGCTAATCGTAATGAAAAGCTTGTTATTGCCCTTCTTGGTGTTTTAAAAGCTGGTGCGACTTATGTTCCCTTAGATCCGAAATTCCCCGATGAGAGACTTCATTACATGATGGAGCGCTCAGGAGCTAAGATTTTACTTTCAGAAAAAGGTTTGATCTCTCGTTTCCCACAATACTCTAATCACCTTCTCATCGAAGACATATTAAATGCTAAAATATATAGACCATTTACTTCTGTTGATGTTGGTCTTCATAGTAGCTGCTATGTTCTTTTTACGTCGGGAAGCACGGGAAGACCAAAAGGCGTCGAAGTCAGTCATGAAAATGTATTAAATTTTTTAAAATCAATGTCCAAAAAACCAGGTCTCGCGAATTCTGATTGTCTGTTGTCTGTGACCACTTTCAGTTTTGATATCTCGGTGCTGGAGCTATTTTTACCTTTAATGACAGGAGCGACTGTTTATCTTGCCAATGAAGAGCAAGTTCTTGATGGAGATGAACTGGCCCGAATTATTAAACAGGAAAAAATAACATGTATGCAGGCCACGCCTTCATCATGGCGTTTACTTCTGGCCACTGGATGGAAGGGGAGTTCGGAGTTAAAAATTCTTTGTGGTGGCGAGCCCATGCCAAAAGATCTGGCCCATAAACTTTTAACTCTTTCAAAAGAAGTCTGGAATATGTACGGGCCGACAGAAACAACCGTATGGTCAACCGTCAAGAAACTATCTTTCGATGATAAAAAAATTCTGATTGGATCTGCTATTGATAATACCTGTCTCTACATTCTCAATGAGAAAGGAGAGTCTTGTCCGGTCGGAGTTGAAGGCCATCTTTTTATTGGTGGATTAGGTGTGGCAAAAGGCTACATCCAGGATTTAGAACAAACCCATAAGCGTTTTGTGAAAAATCCTTTCCGCCTTAATGAATTGATGTATGACACTGGAGATATGGCAAGGTTTGAAAGTTCGGGCGAGATTGAATGCCTGGGACGCAGTGATGACCAGGTAAAGATCAGAGGTTTTAGAATTGAATTAGGTGAAATTGAAGAAGTGGCCCTTCGTCAGGATTTTGTTCACGAGTGTGCGGCCAAAGTTCATGGCAATAATATTTTTGTCTATCTGACATTAAAACCAGAAACGACTTATAACGAAGAGGTCCTTAAAAAAGTTTTTAGAGAAAAGCTTCCTGGTTACATGATCCCTCAGAAAATTTTAATGTTGAATCATTTACCAAAAACACTAAATGGTAAAATTGACAAAAAGGCCTTAACTGAAAAGGCATGCTTAAATGCGACCTCTGTAAAAGAACCAACCTCACTTGAGCATACTGCAACTATGAGTGAGATCATGGCAATCTGGAAAACAATTCTGCAGGTAGAAAGTGTGGATGTTGATGAAAATTTTTTTAATCTTGGCGGACACTCCATTTCCGCTGTCGAGATATTTGGAATCGTAAACGATAAGTTTAATCTTAATTTGCCTCTTTCTGTTATTTTTGAGGCCGCGACCATTCGTTCTTTAAGTGATGTGATCGATAGTACCGTTAAAAAGAATTCTTACGAATTATCCCAACTAAAATGTGTTGTTGCGATTAAGCCCGGCAAGAAAAATCTGGAACCTGTTTTTTGTTTTCATGGAGTAGGTGGAAACGTACTCAACTATTATCCCCTGGGAACTCATGCGGGAGAGCGTGCTTTTTACGGAGTTCAGTCGGTGGGAGTGAATGGTGAAGACCAGATCGTCGAAACAATTCCTTCCATGGCGAAAATTTATATCCAGGAGATCAAAAAGGTTCAACCTAAGGGCCCTTACATCCTTTCTGGCGGTTCAATGGGCGGAATGGTTGCCCTGGAAGTGGCCGCACAGTTAAAAAGTGAAGGTGAGGAAATTAAGTCGCTGGTGATGTTTGATACTGTCGGGCCGAATTTAGATTTCAAGACCTACGGAAATGTTAAAGTCGGTTTTTTTACCAGAACAAAAAGCTCACTCTCTTTAAGATATTTTAAAGCAATAAATTTTGTGAAGACTCAGTTTTATACACTCAGAAAAGTTTCAATTCCTCATTCTCTAAGATACTTCAGCATTGAAGATAAAAACTTTGCGGCCCTAAGAAGTTACACTCCAGCTCTTTATGAAGGAAATATTATTTTAATCCGCGCTCCGAGGACTGCAAAAGGCTGGTACGCTGATCCTTATCTAGGATGGCGAAAAGTGATCAATGGAAAAATTGAAACCATCGAGATCAAAGGTGATCACCACAATTTCATTGAAGGCCCCGAAATGTCTGAGGCCTTCAAAAAAATTATCAAAAGACTATAA